The genomic DNA TTAAAAAAGCGATCCCATCTAATTTAGGCATATAAATATCTAATATAATTAAATCTATTTTTTTATTTTCTATAGAAAATAATGCTTCTTGCCCATTCGTAGCAATATCTACAACAGAAAATCCTTCTACACTATTTACAAATTTTTGATTGATCTGAGCCACCATTGGATCATCTTCTATAATTAATACATCAATCATTAAACTTCCTCCTTTGGAATTGAAATATGAAATCTAGTGTACTCATTTACTTCTGATTGTACTTCAATAATACCATTTAGACTTTCTACAGCATTCTTCACTAAAGAAAGACCTATTCCTCTCCCTTGATCTTTCTTTAAAGTAAAACTTCTGTTAAAAATCAAAGGTAAATTTTCTTTTGCTATTCCTATTCCATTGTCTTCTACCTCAATGATTAACTCTTTTGTATCTTCATAAATGAATAAATTTATCAACTTTTCCTGTTTAGAAGATTGACTAATCGCATCCATTGCATTTTCTATTAAATTTCCTATAATAATAACCAATACATGATTATTTATATATTGAGAACAATCGGTTAATTGGCTTTTTTCTGCTATAATAATATGAACTCCTAATTCTTTGGCTCGATTAATTTTCCCTAAAATTAAAGCTGCAATAGTAGGATTTTTTATTTTTTTTATAATTACGTTGACAATTTGTTGCTGTTTTTCACTTTCTTTTGTAATATATTCCTTTGCAGTATCATATTCTCGTAATTGTAATAATCCCAAAATTACATGTAATCTATTTCTAAATTCATGGGTATTTGCTCTTAAAGCTTCTACAATTTGCTTTACTCCCGTAATTTCCTCTGCTAATTGGATGAGTTGTGTTTTATCTCTAAAACTAGCTATAGCTCCTATTATTTTCCCATTGTTAATCATAGGAACACGATTGGTCACAACAATAATACCATTGATATTTTGTTCTTGATTATACTCTGCCACTCCTGATTTTAATACTTCTGGTAAATGACTGGTAGGAATGATTTCCATAACATCCTTTCCATTGACCTCTTTATCCTCAATTTTTAACATTTTAATTGCTGAATCATTAATTAAAGTTATCTTCCCGTATTCATCGATAGAA from Garciella nitratireducens DSM 15102 includes the following:
- the dcuS gene encoding DcuS/MalK family sensor histidine kinase — encoded protein: MKLSTRIIFLVMCVILLSLSVVSILIGYWNVNNIHEEEEYRIMDIANIIANMEDIRTSLTHKDSEGEIQKIVEKIITSTKYIEVVVIADMEGIRYGHPSFEKVGKKFVGGDEKRVVQRGESYISEATGTLGRELRAFVPIYNFENQQIGFVMVGTFTESIKIAKNQALITVILSSFIGLFIGVLGAFLLASNIKKILLGLEPEEISKLYIEKKSMLDAIHEGIISIDEYGKITLINDSAIKMLKIEDKEVNGKDVMEIIPTSHLPEVLKSGVAEYNQEQNINGIIVVTNRVPMINNGKIIGAIASFRDKTQLIQLAEEITGVKQIVEALRANTHEFRNRLHVILGLLQLREYDTAKEYITKESEKQQQIVNVIIKKIKNPTIAALILGKINRAKELGVHIIIAEKSQLTDCSQYINNHVLVIIIGNLIENAMDAISQSSKQEKLINLFIYEDTKELIIEVEDNGIGIAKENLPLIFNRSFTLKKDQGRGIGLSLVKNAVESLNGIIEVQSEVNEYTRFHISIPKEEV